The proteins below come from a single Clarias gariepinus isolate MV-2021 ecotype Netherlands chromosome 17, CGAR_prim_01v2, whole genome shotgun sequence genomic window:
- the LOC128505589 gene encoding uncharacterized protein LOC128505589, whose amino-acid sequence MEQLHGYAGTLSRATSASLLSTEVHKNARQLNTLDNNDITDAEEIVNLLKPLKIATTVLSNEKSATLSLIVPLKTMIGQSMTQEEKDSTIIANMKAAILQNLSGRYTEVQDDLLEIHKSCIVLNDNSKKPVYLPWLHTSINSFSLQNCTEVNQTEPIRDHQIHQGQSTTINCHYNKNRSEYLTVILRTTYRVCEYRYFNKSWTKSFCYGNIRLIWIPETEEISFQLINLQMNNSGMYTCTSVKHIPPPTRCLRQKRIFIHVKAPPFVSVSCVKRHDGVPTMLCVAEGFYPADLQQAWLRDREYISSPNILLTPIYKENLNFDVRRTYSKNSNGIYSVTSYLPLSSNITVYYCWVNHSSLSQPIVVNISLTECTERTEPLSGLSVRYMVVGILFGLLIVTALFIEVFYQLLTARHLWSTADATVTTEPVSHPQVHQQHELKQMHLLQEYFFFIKSVIRIV is encoded by the exons ATGGAACAGCTCCATGGATATGCTGGAACGCTATCTCGAGCAACAAGCGCTTCTCTTTTGAGCACCGAGGTGCACAAAAATGCCCGTCAACTCAATACTCTGGATAACAACGACATCACTGATGCAGAAGAAATAGTAAATCTACTTAAACCTCTAAAAATAGCCACCACTGTCCTCTCTAATGAAAAGAGCGCCACCCTGTCACTTATTGTGCCCTTAAAAACCATGATTGGGCAGAGCATGACACAGGAGGAAAAAGACTCTACAATTATAGCTAACATGAAAGCAGCCATTCTGCAGAACCTATCAGGCAGATACACAGAAGTACAGGATGATCTGCTAGAAA TTCATAAATCCTGCATTGTCTTGAATG ACAACAGTAAGAAGCCGGTTTATCTGCCCTGGTTGCATACTTCTATTAATTCCTTTAG TTTACAGAACTGCACTGAAGTCAATCAGACAGAACCCATCAGGGACCATCAGATCCATCAGGGACAGTCAACCACCATCAACTGTCATTACAACAAAAACAGAAGCGAATATCTTACAGTAATTTTGAGAACAACGTATAGAGTCTGTGAATACCGCTATTTTAATAAATCCTGGACTAAAAGTTTCTGTTATGGCAACATTAGATTAATATGGATTCCGGAAACAGAAGAAATATCATTTCAGCTCATAAATCTTCAGATGAATAATTCTGGCATGTACACATGTACTTCAGTTAAACACATACCACCTCCTACAAGGTGTTTGAGACAGAAGAGGATATTCATTCATGTCAAAG CGCCTCCTTTTGTATCTGTGTCATGTGTGAAACGGCATGATGGAGTTCCCACAATGCTTTGTGTTGCCGAGGGCTTTTACCCTGCTGATCTACAGCAGGCCTGGCTGAGAGATAGAGAATATATCAGCTCCCCAAACATTTTACTTACACCTATATATAAGGAAAACCTCAACTTTGATGTCAGAAGGACCTACAGCAAAAACTCAAATGGGATTTATAGTGTCACATCGTACCTCCCTCTGTCTTCAAACATAACTGTGTACTACTGCTGGGTTAATCACTCAAGCCTGAGCCAACCCATCGTGGTTAACATCTCCTTGACTGAGTGTACTGAGAGAACAGAGCCATTAAGTG GTTTATCTGTGCGTTATATGGTTGTCGGGATCCTCTTTGGGTTATTGATAGTCACAGCGTTGTTCATTGAAGTCTTTTATCAACTACTCA CTGCACGCCATCTCTGGTCTACTGCTGATGCCACTGTTACAACTGAACCTGTCTCACACCCTCAGGTCCATCAACAACATGAATTGAAGCAAATGCATCTGCtacaagaatattttttttttattaaaagtgtcATAAGGATCGTGTAA
- the LOC128505473 gene encoding uncharacterized protein LOC128505473, with protein sequence MRQNDHKRNEFINPALSTMTTVRSRFTCPGCILLLIPLVVSLQNCTEVNQTEPIRDHQIHQGQSTTINCHYNKNRSQYLSVKLRTKNRVCEYRYFNKSWTKSFCNDNIRLIWIPETEEISFQLINLQINNSGMYTCIVENYLPPPTRCLGQKRIFIHVKAPLLVSLSCVKRPDGVPTMLCVAEGFYPADLQQAWLRDGEYISCPNISLTPIYKENLNSDVRRTYSKNLNGIYSVTSYLHVSSSITVYYCWVNHSSLSQPIVVNISLTECTEGTESSPVLHGARFD encoded by the exons ATGAGGCAGAATGATCACAAGAGGAATGAGTTCATAAATCCTGCATTGTCTACAATG ACAACAGTAAGAAGCCGGTTTACCTGCCCTGGTTGCATACTTCTATTAATTCCTTTAG tcgTGAGTTTACAGAACTGCACTGAAGTCAATCAGACAGAACCCATCAGGGACCATCAGATCCATCAGGGACAGTCAACCACCATCAACTGTCATTACAACAAAAACAGAAGCCAATATCTTTCAGTAAAGTTGAGAACAAAGAACAGAGTCTGTGAATACCGCTATTTTAATAAATCCTGGACTAAAAGTTTCTGTAATGACAACATCAGATTAATATGGATTCCGGAAACAGAAGAAATATCATTTCAGCTCATAAATCTTCAGATAAATAATTCTGGCATGTACACATGTATTGTGGAAAACTACCTTCCACCTCCTACAAGGTGTTTGGGACAGAAGAGGATATTCATTCATGTAAAAG CACCTCTACTTGTATCTCTGTCATGTGTGAAACGGCCTGATGGAGTTCCCACAATGCTTTGTGTTGCCGAGGGCTTTTACCCTGCTGATCTACAGCAGGCCTGGCTCAGAGATGGAGAATATATCAGCTGCCCAAACATTTCACTTACACCTATATATAAGGAAAACCTCAACTCTGATGTCAGAAGGACctacagcaaaaacttaaatggGATTTATAGTGTCACATCGTACCTCCATGTGTCTTCAAGCATAACAGTGTACTACTGCTGGGTCAATCACTCAAGCCTGAGCCAACCCATCGTGGTTAACATCTCCTTGACTGAGTGTACTGAGGGAACAGAGTCATCACCTG TTTTGCATGGGGCAAGATTTGATTAA